DNA from Conexivisphaera calida:
CTGCTGTAGTTCGGGTTCTTCACCTTCTTGAAGCGCACGATGCCGAGCGCTATGGCTGTGTCGATCTGATTGCGCGTCAGTCCGAACTCCTTCGCGGCGTGGCTCTTGTAGGCCCAGAACCGCGGAGGGAGGGACCTGATCCGATCGAGGTTGGCCTCGACGTCCACTGGATTGACGAGCATTCCATTGCCGGTCTCGGATCCCCTAACGATCCCCATCATGACGGCCTGCACCACCTGATCGTATGTGAGGTCATACGTCTGGGCCGCGGTGGACGCGCCGATCCAACGGGGCACGTTGTAAGCTACACTGTGTGCCTTATATATTGTTGGGGGCCAGGGAGAAGCAGCGAAACCTCGAACATTCGGGGCAAGGGCGCACGAATGGCCATAAGCTTGTAAATGAACGTGTATATGTGACATCGATGCCCACCGTGGGGCTCAGGTTCCGCGCGCGGCAGGGATGCCCGTCAGCGTAGCAATATAAGCACGTATCCAGCTGGTGCACTGCCCGGTTGGCACACCGTGTGCCGATGAAGGGCCATGGCATCGGCGCATGCGTTCCATCTACATTGCGCTGACGAGGCTATTAGATCCCTCGGGGGAATCTGGAGGATGTGCTGGTCAGAACGGCGATCGGCTAGTTTCCCTTCAGGATCTTGGACAGCCTTCCCGGAAGGACACCTCCATCGGCCAGAAGCCTGGAAAGCCTCTCGGGGTTGATGGGCAGCTCCGTGGGCCTCACGCCGGTCGCGTCTGCTATCGCGTCCGCCACAGCTGCTGCCACAGGGACTATGCCCACCTCGCCGACTCCCTTCGCGCCGTAGGGCCCGCTCTCCTCGTATATCTCGATGAACTCCACGTCCAGCTCCGGCGAGTCGGCGGCGGTGGGCACTATGTACGTGGTGAAGTCGACGTTCTGCGGCACCCCGTTCTTGTAGGACAGCTCCTCCGTGAGCGCCATGCCGATGCCCTGTAGGACCGCGCCCTCCACCTGCATCGAGGCGACGGTGTGGTTCACTATGACGCCCGCGTCGACCACTGTGCGCACGCTCCTGGCCCTGGCCACCGCCGTCAGGAGGTCAACGTCCACCTCCGCCACCGCGAGCGCGAACGAGTAGATCATGTGGGGCAGCTCACGCGCGCCGGCGAGCGGCCTGTCGACCCTCGGGACCTCGAACGTCGCCTCGAAGCGGGGCGCTGACCCCCTGGAGGCCATGTGGGCCGCGGCCTCGAATAAATCAACCGAGCGGCCCTCCTGGAGCCCCTCCACGGCGTAGAATTTCCCCCTCGAGTACCGCACGTGCTGCGACTGCGCTCCCAGGAGCGCCGCCGCCTCCAGCGAGAGCCTGTTGAGCGCCGCCCTGGAGGCCGATATGAGAGCGTTGCCGGCGGCGTAGATCCCCCTGGAGGCGGAGCTTCCCCCGGTGTCGGGGGACGCGGAGGTGTCCGCGTCGACCACCTCCACGGACTCGACGGGCAGCTGCATCGACTCAGCGACCACCTGCGCGCATCCGGTGGCCACCCCCTGGCCGTAGTCGGGGATCGAGATGTAGGCCCTCACCTTCCTAGACCGAGGATCCACCTCGACCGCGGCGACGGGATAGTCGGGGATCGCGCCGTATCCAATGCTCTTCATGCCGAGCGCCACCCCGATCCCCCTCCTGACCCATCCATCGCCCCGGGAGGTCCTCGTGAGGTGGACGCTGTCCAGCAGCTCCTGGAGCGCGGGGACCTGCTCCACGGGCACGCCGTACGGTCCAGGTTCCCCGGGCTCCGGCGCGTTGATCAGCCTGATCTCCAGCCTGTCCATGCCGAGCTCCTCCGCCAGCCTGTTCATCTGGGACTCGATGGCGAAGTTGGCCTCGGGGGCGCCGAACCCCCTCATGGCGCTCGATATCCCGTTGTTGGTGTAGACGAGGACGCCCTCCACGTCGTAGTTGGGGATCCTGTAGGGGCCGTTGATCGCCTCCACCGCCAGCTCCATCATAGTGGGGCCGAAGCTCCTGTACGCGCCGTTGTCCCCGAAGATCCTGGCGACGTTCGCGACGAGGACGCCCTCCCTGGTGGCACCAGTCCTCACCTCGATCTCGTATGCCATGCGGTGGTAACCGGCGGCCCCTGACTCCTCCCTCGACCACTCCATGCGGACGGGCCTCCCCGTCCTCCGCGCGAGGAGCGCGAGGTGTATCTGCACCGTGACCTCGTCCTTCCCGCCGAAGGCGCCGCCCACGGGATAGCTGACCACCCTGACGTCTTCCTGCGGAATGCCCAGTGCGCGCGCTATCTGGATCCTGTCGCGGTAGGGGTTCTGCCCTCCGACCACCACGTGTAGCGTGCCCTCATCTATCCACGCGATTCCGCCCTCGAGCTCCATGTACATGTGCTTCTGGAACTGCGTCCTGTAGATCCCCTCGACGACCACCGCCTCCTCCAGCGCCCTGTGCGGATCGCCAACGGCGGCCCGGATCCTCCCCGCGACGTTTCCGTCCGGATGAAGCCTGGGGGCGCTCGGCCTCAGCGCCTCCTCGACGGACGTGACTGCCGGGAGCGGCTCGTACTCCACGCGTATCAGCTCGAGCGCCCTCTCCGCGTCCTCCTCGGTCTCCGCAGCGACCAAGGCCACAGGCTCCCCGACGTACCTCACGACGTCCTCCGCCAGCACCGGTATATCGGGGACCACCGCGCCGAACCTGTTGAACGGCACGTCCCTGGCGGTCAGCACTGCCCTGACCCCGGGGGCCGCCTCGGCGGCAGATGTATCGATCCCCAGTATCCGCGCGTGTGGGTGGGGACTCCTGAGCGCCCTGCCGTGCAGCATTCCCTCCATGAGCAGGTCCGTTGGAAAGCGGGGGGATCCGCGGACGCGATCGCGCGCATCTATCTTGGGTATCGATGCCCCGATCGCGTGGCGTTCGCTCTCCTCGACCACCGGGCCGCTCATCTAGCCACCTCCGAGAGCGCGCGGTAGAGTAGCCCCGCGACAGCCATCCTCCTGTAGGCGGCCGAGCCCCTGACGTCCGTTATGGGCGAGGACTCCGCGGCGGCCGCCTCGGCGGTGTCCCACATGATCTCCTCGTCCAGCTCCCTCCCCATCAGCGCCTCCTCCGCCCTCCTGGCCCTGATCACCGTGGGCGCCACAGCCCCCAGCGCTATCCTGGCGTCCTCGACCGTGCGGCCGTCAGCGCCCAGCCTCACGAGCCCCGAGACGCTGGCCACGGACACCGCGTTCGCGGACCTGAGGCCCAGCTTCTCGAGGAACCAGCGGTAGCCCTGCGGCTGCGGCTTCACGCGCACCGACGTCAGGAGCTCGTCTCCCTCCCTCGCGGTCCTGTGGGGCCCGAGGATGAACTCCTCCGCCGGGATCTCCCTGGCGCCCCTGGAGCTCGAGAGCTGCACCACGGCGCCGAGCACCAGGAGGGGAGGTATCCCGTCCCCCGCGGGGGATGCCGTGCAGAGGTTCCCGGCAAGGGTCGCCAAGTTCCTTATCTGCGGGGAGCCCACGGACAGCGCGGCCCTGGCCAGGATGGGAGCGGCGGCGCGGATCACCTCGCTGCGGGCTATATCCGAGAAGGTCGCGAGCGCGCCGATCTCGATCCAGCCGTCCACCTCGCGCACGTACCTGAGTTCCCTCAGCCCGGAGATGTCCATGAGCTCACGCTCTGCCATCGCCCCGGACCTCAGCTGCACTGAGACGTCGGTGGCTCCAGCGACGACCCTGACGTCGTCCCTTCTCCCGGAGAGCTCCTTGAGCGCCTCCTCCAGCGAGCGGGGCCTCAGCACCTCGTACTCGGAGCGAAGCCTCAAGTGGCCACCTCCAGCGCGCGCCGGACAGCGGCGACGATCCTGGGATACGCCCCGCACCTGCAGATGTTCCCCGATATCGCCTCCGCGATCTCGTCATCCGAGGGCCGGGTGCCGGAGGGACGTGAGTCCCTCGCGAACGCGTAGGCCGTAACCAGGAATCCGGGGGTGCAGTACCCGCACTGCACTGCGCCCTCCTCCACGAACGCGTCCTGCAGGTACCTCATGAGCGGGTCCCCGGAGAGGCCCTCCAGCGTGACGACGTCCCTCCCCTCGACCTGCGATATGAGGACCGTGCAGGAGGTCACGGGGGCACCGTCCAGAAGCACCGTGCAGGCGCCGCACTCGCCCGTCTCGCACCCGGGCTTCACGCTCCTGACGCCCAGACGCTCCCTGAGGACCCTGAGGAGCGTCTCCGCGGGAGGTGCGCGCACCGTGACGGTGGAGCCGTTGAGCCTGAAGGTGAAGGAGGCCTCGGAGGACGTCAATCCCATTGGCTGGCCGGGATGGTTAACCTTATAATATAAGGATTAGTAAGTCAGGACGTTATGAAGTCCAGCTTCAGGCTCAGCGAGCTGGAATTCCTGACGCTCGACGACCTGGAGCCCGAGGGGAAACGCATCCTGGTCAGGGTGGACATAAACACACCAGTCGATCCCAAGACCGGGAAGCTCATCGAGAGGACCAGGATGGAGGAGGCGGCGGTCACCCTGAGGGCGCTGAGCAGGTCCAAGGTGGTGGTGTGCAGCCACCAGGGAAGGGTGGGGGAGAGGGACTTCGTGCCGCTCGAGGAGCACGCGGAGATCCTGTCGAGCGTGATGGGGAAGAAGGTGATGTTCATAGATGACGTGATGGGTCCAGCGGCCAGGAGGGAGGCGGAGGGGCTCAACGACGGGGACGTGCTCCTACTGGACAACCTGAGGCTGATGTCGGAGGAGACGCAGCAGTACCCGACGGTCGAGGAGGCCGCGAGGACTTACATCGTGCAGAGGCTCTGGAGGCTGTTCGACGGGTTCGTCCTGGATGCTTTCCCGACGGCGCACCGGGCGCATCCGTCAATAATGGGGTTCCCGTACTACCTCCCCACGGCCGCGGGGGTCCTGGTGATGAAGGAGCTGAAGCAGCTGCAGCAACTGGAGATCGTGCAGAAGGGACCCTTCACCGCGGTCCTCGGGGGGAGCAAGGTCAGGGACAGGCTGGAGGCGCTCGAGGCGCTCCTGGAGAACAGGAGGGCCGACAAGGTCCTCGTCACGGGAGTTCTGGCGCTCGTCTTCCTGAAGGCGGCGGACAAGTACCGTGGGAAGCTCGAGAAGGTGGACGAGTGGGCGGTGTCGAAGGCGAGGGAGCTCCTCCAGAGGTATCCGCCGATCATAGAGATGCCGAAGGACATGGCGATCCAGAGGGACGGCGAGCGCGTGGAGCTCCCGATCTCGGAGCTCCCGCCGGACGTCCAGCCGCTGGACATAGGATCCAAGACGATAAAGGAATATTCGAAGATCATCCGGAGCAGCGGGACCGTGTTCATGAGCGGACCTCCGGGCGCGTTCGAGCTGGATGGATTCGACGTGGGGACCAGGGAGCTGCTGCACGCGCTCGCGGCATCGTTCGGCACGACGATAGTGAGCGGCGGACACCTGGCGACGGCCCTGGACAGGATGGGCCTGAGCAAGTGGATAGATCACGTGAGCTCCGCGGGCGGGGCGCTGATACAGGCGCTCGCCGGCAAGGAGCTCCCCCTCCTGAGGGCGCTAGAGTACTCCGCCAGGAAGATGAGGGAGGGCGGGTACAGGGAGTTCCTGGAGGGGAGGGCGGTCAGTCCCGCCACGTGACGCACGACAGACTTTTACGTGGGAAGCGCATCAACTCCGCATGCCGCTGGATCCCGAGGTCAGGAGGATCATAGCTTCATCTCCCCCGATCCCTGCGGACCTGAGCTCCCTGTCGGCGCAGGAGCTCCGGAGGAACGCGGATCGTGGAATGCTTTCCCTGTACACGGGGAAGGAACCGGTCGGATCCGTGGAGGACCTGTCCGTGAGGACGAGGGATGGATCGATAGGCGCGAGGATCTACAGGCCGGCCGTCGACGGGAGGCCCCTCCCTCTGATAGTGTACTACCACGGAGGAGGGTTCGTGTACTACAGCGTGGAGACCCATGACAACATCTGCAGGCTCCTGTCGACGTTGTCTGGTGCCGCGGTCCTCTCGGTGGGCTACAGGCTGGCGCCGGAGAATAAGTTCCCGGCGGCGGCGCACGACGCCTATGATTCGCTTGTATGGGCGATCGACAGCGCGGGGGACCTGGGGATAGATCCGCGCAGGATAGCCGTCGCCGGGGACAGCGCAGGCGGCAACCTGGCGGCGGTCGCGTCGCTGATGGCGCGGAACTCGGGGCTGCGCGGTGCACCGAGGGCCCAGGCGCTCGTGTACCCGGTGCTCAACCTGGCGGACATGTCGCCCTCCCGGTTCGAGTTCTCCGAGGGATACATGCTGGAGGAGAGGATGGACAGGTGGTTCGTCTCGCAGTACCTGAGGGATCCGAGCGAGGCGCGCGATCCCTATGCGTCGCCGCTGCTGGCGGAGGACCTGAGGGGACTCCCGCCCGCGCTCATCTTGACGGCCGAGTACGATCCACTGAGGGATCAGGGCGAGATCTACGCGCACAGGCTGAGGACAGCGGGCGTCGACGCCGTCGCGACCAGGTATCTGGGGATGGTCCACGGATTCGTGAGGTACTACTGGGTCCTAGGGGCGGGGCGCGACGCGATATCGCACGTCGCAGGATACCTGGGGAGGGTGTTGCGCGGCGAGTGAACGATCACGCTTTTTAGCCACCTGCACCGAGTTCCGACGATGAGCGCCCTGGATGCCATAAGGAATGTTAAGGTAGGCGACCTGATGAGGAAGGATTTCGAGAGCGTCCGCATAGATGAACCCCTCTCCAAGGCCATGGGGAAGCTGGAGGACGCGGGAGTGCTCGTGGTCCTCGACGCGAACGGGAACTACGCAGGGGTGCTGACGGAGAGGGACGCCATCAGGACCCTCCTGGATCCCACGACGACGAAGGTGGGATCCGTCTACAGGAAGGCGCCGAGGGTGTCGCCGGACGACGACGCGCTGAGGGCGGCGAGGCTGATGATGGAGAACGACCTCAGGTACCTGCCGGTGTCGTCGGGCGACGTGGTGGTGGGGATCGTGGGGAGCGATGCGATAATGGAGGAGGCCGTCAAGACGAGGTTCGGGGACACGAAGGTCTCAGACGTAATGACGTCGAACCCTGTCTCGATATCGGAGGACGACACGGTGGCCAAGGCGCTGGCCACGATGAGGAGGGAGGGGATCTCCAGGCTCCCGGTGCTCCGCGGCGACCGCGTGGTTGGAATTCTCACCATAAGGGACGTCATAGAGAAGGTGCTGAGGCCGCGCGCGGGAATCGCGGAGGGCGGACCGGGGCCCCTGAGGAGGCGCGTGGCGGACATAATGAGCCGCGATGTGGCGTCCGTGCTCCCGGACGACCAGCTGAGGAGGGCTGTGAGGATTATGCTGGACCGCGATGTGGCGTCCGTGGTCGTGACGGATGGCAGCGGCAGGCTCAGGGGACTGCTGACGAGGTCCGACGTACTGAGGAACCTGGTGCGCATGGCGCAGGAGGGACCGCAGGTGGTCGTGCAGTTCTCGGTGAAGGATCCGGAGGAGTTCGAGAACGTGGAGCTCGACAGGGAGAAGCTGGGCGCCATGATCGACGGGTTCCTCCGGAAGTACGGCAAGTTCCTGGGACCGGCGCACGTGACCGTGTACCTGAAGAGGCACAGGGAGAGGAAGAGGGGCAGGAGGCTCACGCACTGCAGGATAAGGATCGATGGCCCCAAGGGAGTGTTCGTCGGAATCGGGGAGGGATGGGGGCTGAGCCAGGCCGTGAGGAACGCGCTGGACAACGTCTCCAGACAGGTGGAGAGGGTTAAGGAGGGAAGGGAGGAGGACAGGGCGCTGGTCGAGGAGATACTGGAGATGCTGTGAGCCGCGGACGACCGAGGGAGATAGGGGATATTCTTTTTTCCCACGCCGGTTGAGCGAGGGGCGTGAAGATCAGGGTCCTGATGAGCCTGAGGGACGTGGAGAGGGGACTGGCCGGGAGGGCGCTCGTGTCGCCGGGCAGGAGGGAGGGCGATGTGCTTGTGCAGGTGCCCGGGGAGTGGCCCGTCCTCAACTACTATCTTGAGGGGGTCGGGACGGGCGACGCGATCGAGGTGACGTCTGCGTACAGGGAGGACGTCTACGGAACTTATGAGGTATCCATGCACGCAGTGGCCAGGTGGCTCAGGGACCTGGGGATCGAGGCGAACGTGGAGGTGCGCCCGGATTGACGTCGGTGGCCGCGGCAGGCGCGAGCAACTGGGACACGCTCATACTGTCCAGGGGATTCCCCAGGCCCAGGGTCAGCGCCAGGGCCGTCAGCGTGCTGGAGTTCCCCGGCGGAAAGGCCGCGAACGTCGCGACCGCCGCGACGAGGATACTGGGGAAGGGGGAGGGCGCCGTGATAAGCGCTGTCGGGGAGGACGAGTTCGGGCGCAGGCTGCTCAGGGGACTCCAGGACGAGGGGGTAGACGTGAGGGGGGTCTTCGTCATCGAGGAGGAGCCATCGGGGAGGGCGTTCGTGATAGTGGACGAGGGGACCGGCGAGAACATGATAGTGTCCTTCCACGGCGCGCTCCTGAGGCTGGGGAGGGATCACGTGGACCTGGCCGAGGTCAGGGAGGCCGTGGAGAGCGCCAAGGTCGTGGTGGTTATGGACGTGCCGGCGGGGTTCATGGAGGGACTGGTGGACCTGGCGGCCGAGGAGGACAGGACGATAATACTGGCGCCCGGGATAAAGTCATCCGAGAACCCGGAGCTCATCAGGTCGATGCTCAGGAGGGTCGACTACGTGGTGCTGAACGAGGGGGAGCTGGCCGAGCTCGCCGGCCCCATAGATCCAGCGACCGGGGCGAGGGCGCTCGCCAGGGAGGGTGCAAGGGTCGTGGTGACGCTCAGTGGAAGGGGATCGATGCTGGCCAGTTCGGGGGAGGTGCTGGAGATCCCGGCGGTCGACCTGTCCAAGATGGGGCTGAAGGCGGTGAACAGCGTGGGGTGCGGCGACGCGTTCATAGGGGTATTCGCGGCGTTCAAGTCCGCCGGATCGGGGGACGTGGAGGCCCTCAGGAGGGCGAGCGTGGCCGGCGCCTACAAGGCGACCAGGCTGGAGGTCCGCGGGAGCCCCACGCTGGAGCAGCTGCTGAAGTTCGAGGAGGCCGCTCTGGGGGCGGGGGCGCTGAATGAGTGAGGCGGGGGCGTCCAGGCCCTTCATCAGGGAGGTCATACTGGAGGACTTCATGAGCCATGAGTACAGCAGGGTGAAGCTTGCGCCCGGGCTCAACATAGTTCTCGGACCGAACGGCGCGGGGAAGTCCTCGATACTCCTGGCAATATCACTCGTCATGGGACAGAGCCACACGGAGAGATCGCGCAGGCTCAGCGAGCTCGTGAGGTACGGGAGGGAGCAGGCGAGGGTCACGCTCCTGCTGGACAACGGCGAGAGGAACGGGAAGAGGCCGCTGCCCAGGAGGAGCGACGTGATAAGGCTCTCAAGGGTCATCCGGTCGACCGGGGACTACTGGTTCGAGATCGACTATCGCAAGGCGGACAGGCTGGAGGTGGTCGACATGTTGAGGGACCTGGGCCTCAACCCGGACAACCTTCTGATAATAATGCACCAGGGGCTCGTCGACGAGTTCACGGCCCTGACGCCCCAGGAGAGGCTGGTCCTGGTGGAGGAGGCCACCGGAATATCGGGCTACCGCAGGAGGCTGGAGAGGGCCCTCGAGAGGCTGGAGGGGGTGAAGGCGGAGGAGAGGGAGAAGGAGAAGCAGCTGGAGCAGCTGAGGGCCATGGAGGACCAGTGGAGGAGGCTCTACGAGAGGCTCGAGGAGAGGAGGGAGCTGGAGGGGAGGCTCGAGGCTGTGAGGAGGGAGCTGGCGTGGGCGCGCGTCGCGAGGCTGGAGGAGGGGCTGAGGAGGCTCGAGGAGAGGAGGAGGGAGCTGGAGGCCGAGGAGGCCGAGGAGAGGAGAAAGGCGGAGGCGATGGGAGCGGAGCTGGAGGCGCTGAGGAGGGAGCTGGAGGCCGCGCTTGACGCTGGAGACAGGGGCAGGGTGCTCAGGACGGTGGACGGCATAGCGTACGACAGCGCCGAGAGGGCACTCGCGGACTACAGGGCGAAGCTGGCCGGGGAGGAGGCCAGGAGGGTACGGAGGGAGGAGGCCAGATATGAGGAGGAGCTGAGGGAGGCCAGGGAGGAGGCGGTCGGTGAGCGGCCCGCGGACGTCAGGGACCTGGACGAGGTGGAGGAGGAGCTCAAGGTGCTGGAGGCCAAGGTGAAGGCGCTGGGGGACCTCCCGGGCGACGTGGAGGAGTTCTACATGGACGTCAAGTCGAGGCTGGAGGGGG
Protein-coding regions in this window:
- a CDS encoding xanthine dehydrogenase family protein molybdopterin-binding subunit, whose protein sequence is MSGPVVEESERHAIGASIPKIDARDRVRGSPRFPTDLLMEGMLHGRALRSPHPHARILGIDTSAAEAAPGVRAVLTARDVPFNRFGAVVPDIPVLAEDVVRYVGEPVALVAAETEEDAERALELIRVEYEPLPAVTSVEEALRPSAPRLHPDGNVAGRIRAAVGDPHRALEEAVVVEGIYRTQFQKHMYMELEGGIAWIDEGTLHVVVGGQNPYRDRIQIARALGIPQEDVRVVSYPVGGAFGGKDEVTVQIHLALLARRTGRPVRMEWSREESGAAGYHRMAYEIEVRTGATREGVLVANVARIFGDNGAYRSFGPTMMELAVEAINGPYRIPNYDVEGVLVYTNNGISSAMRGFGAPEANFAIESQMNRLAEELGMDRLEIRLINAPEPGEPGPYGVPVEQVPALQELLDSVHLTRTSRGDGWVRRGIGVALGMKSIGYGAIPDYPVAAVEVDPRSRKVRAYISIPDYGQGVATGCAQVVAESMQLPVESVEVVDADTSASPDTGGSSASRGIYAAGNALISASRAALNRLSLEAAALLGAQSQHVRYSRGKFYAVEGLQEGRSVDLFEAAAHMASRGSAPRFEATFEVPRVDRPLAGARELPHMIYSFALAVAEVDVDLLTAVARARSVRTVVDAGVIVNHTVASMQVEGAVLQGIGMALTEELSYKNGVPQNVDFTTYIVPTAADSPELDVEFIEIYEESGPYGAKGVGEVGIVPVAAAVADAIADATGVRPTELPINPERLSRLLADGGVLPGRLSKILKGN
- a CDS encoding FAD binding domain-containing protein; its protein translation is MRLRSEYEVLRPRSLEEALKELSGRRDDVRVVAGATDVSVQLRSGAMAERELMDISGLRELRYVREVDGWIEIGALATFSDIARSEVIRAAAPILARAALSVGSPQIRNLATLAGNLCTASPAGDGIPPLLVLGAVVQLSSSRGAREIPAEEFILGPHRTAREGDELLTSVRVKPQPQGYRWFLEKLGLRSANAVSVASVSGLVRLGADGRTVEDARIALGAVAPTVIRARRAEEALMGRELDEEIMWDTAEAAAAESSPITDVRGSAAYRRMAVAGLLYRALSEVAR
- a CDS encoding (2Fe-2S)-binding protein; amino-acid sequence: MGLTSSEASFTFRLNGSTVTVRAPPAETLLRVLRERLGVRSVKPGCETGECGACTVLLDGAPVTSCTVLISQVEGRDVVTLEGLSGDPLMRYLQDAFVEEGAVQCGYCTPGFLVTAYAFARDSRPSGTRPSDDEIAEAISGNICRCGAYPRIVAAVRRALEVAT
- a CDS encoding phosphoglycerate kinase, with the translated sequence MKSSFRLSELEFLTLDDLEPEGKRILVRVDINTPVDPKTGKLIERTRMEEAAVTLRALSRSKVVVCSHQGRVGERDFVPLEEHAEILSSVMGKKVMFIDDVMGPAARREAEGLNDGDVLLLDNLRLMSEETQQYPTVEEAARTYIVQRLWRLFDGFVLDAFPTAHRAHPSIMGFPYYLPTAAGVLVMKELKQLQQLEIVQKGPFTAVLGGSKVRDRLEALEALLENRRADKVLVTGVLALVFLKAADKYRGKLEKVDEWAVSKARELLQRYPPIIEMPKDMAIQRDGERVELPISELPPDVQPLDIGSKTIKEYSKIIRSSGTVFMSGPPGAFELDGFDVGTRELLHALAASFGTTIVSGGHLATALDRMGLSKWIDHVSSAGGALIQALAGKELPLLRALEYSARKMREGGYREFLEGRAVSPAT
- a CDS encoding alpha/beta hydrolase, translating into MPLDPEVRRIIASSPPIPADLSSLSAQELRRNADRGMLSLYTGKEPVGSVEDLSVRTRDGSIGARIYRPAVDGRPLPLIVYYHGGGFVYYSVETHDNICRLLSTLSGAAVLSVGYRLAPENKFPAAAHDAYDSLVWAIDSAGDLGIDPRRIAVAGDSAGGNLAAVASLMARNSGLRGAPRAQALVYPVLNLADMSPSRFEFSEGYMLEERMDRWFVSQYLRDPSEARDPYASPLLAEDLRGLPPALILTAEYDPLRDQGEIYAHRLRTAGVDAVATRYLGMVHGFVRYYWVLGAGRDAISHVAGYLGRVLRGE
- a CDS encoding CBS domain-containing protein; this encodes MSALDAIRNVKVGDLMRKDFESVRIDEPLSKAMGKLEDAGVLVVLDANGNYAGVLTERDAIRTLLDPTTTKVGSVYRKAPRVSPDDDALRAARLMMENDLRYLPVSSGDVVVGIVGSDAIMEEAVKTRFGDTKVSDVMTSNPVSISEDDTVAKALATMRREGISRLPVLRGDRVVGILTIRDVIEKVLRPRAGIAEGGPGPLRRRVADIMSRDVASVLPDDQLRRAVRIMLDRDVASVVVTDGSGRLRGLLTRSDVLRNLVRMAQEGPQVVVQFSVKDPEEFENVELDREKLGAMIDGFLRKYGKFLGPAHVTVYLKRHRERKRGRRLTHCRIRIDGPKGVFVGIGEGWGLSQAVRNALDNVSRQVERVKEGREEDRALVEEILEML
- a CDS encoding carbohydrate kinase family protein, which produces MAAAGASNWDTLILSRGFPRPRVSARAVSVLEFPGGKAANVATAATRILGKGEGAVISAVGEDEFGRRLLRGLQDEGVDVRGVFVIEEEPSGRAFVIVDEGTGENMIVSFHGALLRLGRDHVDLAEVREAVESAKVVVVMDVPAGFMEGLVDLAAEEDRTIILAPGIKSSENPELIRSMLRRVDYVVLNEGELAELAGPIDPATGARALAREGARVVVTLSGRGSMLASSGEVLEIPAVDLSKMGLKAVNSVGCGDAFIGVFAAFKSAGSGDVEALRRASVAGAYKATRLEVRGSPTLEQLLKFEEAALGAGALNE
- a CDS encoding AAA family ATPase; this translates as MSEAGASRPFIREVILEDFMSHEYSRVKLAPGLNIVLGPNGAGKSSILLAISLVMGQSHTERSRRLSELVRYGREQARVTLLLDNGERNGKRPLPRRSDVIRLSRVIRSTGDYWFEIDYRKADRLEVVDMLRDLGLNPDNLLIIMHQGLVDEFTALTPQERLVLVEEATGISGYRRRLERALERLEGVKAEEREKEKQLEQLRAMEDQWRRLYERLEERRELEGRLEAVRRELAWARVARLEEGLRRLEERRRELEAEEAEERRKAEAMGAELEALRRELEAALDAGDRGRVLRTVDGIAYDSAERALADYRAKLAGEEARRVRREEARYEEELREAREEAVGERPADVRDLDEVEEELKVLEAKVKALGDLPGDVEEFYMDVKSRLEGVGERLKELARNKAMLVEEIGRRMEVWRRELDALVGELNSKFSELLSAVGAAGYVKVTYGQSPSEAGLEVYVGFKGAEPVLLDPYRQSGGERSAAVTAFLLALQGRTISPFRAVDEFDVHMDPSTRTTFFRVLHGMFKEEKGVQYLVITPGYPSFVDRDAHYVVVQKVGGVSAVGEASR